One Acidimicrobiia bacterium DNA window includes the following coding sequences:
- a CDS encoding isoleucine--tRNA ligase — protein sequence MPFGPVDPNLDLVGLETAVLARWRDEDVVEQVRRSREGAKPWVFYEGPPTANGKPGLHHVWARAFKDLYPRFQTMRGHAVPRKGGWDCHGLPVELEVEKELGLSTKPEIEAFGIEAFNQRCRDSVTRYVEDWSALTTRSGTWIDTDDAYWTLSNDYVESVWWLVKQLWDKGLLYEGHRVSPYCARCGTALSSHEVAQGYQDVVDPSVYVRFPITTGPVEGADLLVWTTTPWTLVSNVAAAVGPALRYVRIADPAGGRDLLLGAAAAGRRYPDAPLLGSWTGTELVGGRYDRPFSYLEATDGQPWRIVAADYVSDADGSGIVHLAPAFGEDDAAVGRAEGLPTLNPVDETGTFDDRIGPWAGRFVKDSDRDIITDLTTRGLLVAEEAYEHSYPHCWRCHTPLIYWAKTSWFARTSDRRAEMIEQNETIGWHPEHIKHGRFGKWLEGNIDWALSRDRYWGTPLPIWRCDDCHHDTCIGSVAELSDRSGRDLTEVDLHRPFVDAITLPCTEPGCSGSARRLQPVLDAWFDSGSMPSAQHHHPFASDGSLPAYPADFICEAIDQTRGWFYSLLAVNTLVFGETPYRNVVCLGHIVDEHGAKMSKTKGNVIDPWHIFSTYGADALRWYFFSAGQPWSPRRVSEDGIREATRQTLVTLWNVFSFHATYADLDGWVPGPDAPAPAHVLDRWVLSELDDTVSAMTTALDDFDALSSSARLATFIDDLSNWYVRRSRPRFWKAPDPVAHATLHHCLVTVAELLAPFCPFLADQLHTTLTGSPSVHLADWPSPGGWRDETLARSMAAARRLVALGRAARTDAKVKTRQPLSRALLLHPGATLTPDVLEEIAVELNVKTLEDVDTLSGLLTWTVVPNFRVLGPRLGPRVNEVKAALATADGSALQRHLEAEGWIEVGGIRLEAAEVELRATRHDDFALAEDSGWAVALDLELNDSLRQEGTARELVRALNDLRKDLGLEIADRVRITLAGPPIVMSALQTHGAWIAGEVLATSLDAGEPGPGASEITIDDQAVIVALRRDDSY from the coding sequence ATGCCATTCGGCCCCGTCGACCCCAACCTCGACCTCGTCGGCCTTGAGACCGCCGTCCTCGCCCGCTGGCGCGACGAGGACGTGGTGGAGCAGGTTCGCCGCAGCCGCGAGGGGGCCAAGCCGTGGGTGTTCTACGAGGGCCCACCCACCGCCAACGGCAAGCCCGGCCTGCATCATGTGTGGGCTCGCGCCTTCAAAGACCTCTACCCCCGCTTCCAAACGATGCGTGGCCATGCCGTCCCCCGCAAGGGGGGATGGGACTGCCACGGCCTGCCGGTGGAACTGGAGGTGGAGAAGGAACTGGGGCTGTCCACCAAGCCCGAGATCGAGGCCTTCGGCATCGAGGCCTTCAACCAGCGCTGCCGCGACTCCGTCACGCGTTACGTCGAGGACTGGTCGGCGCTCACCACCCGATCCGGCACCTGGATCGATACCGATGATGCCTATTGGACCCTCAGCAACGACTACGTCGAGTCGGTCTGGTGGCTGGTCAAACAACTATGGGACAAGGGCTTGTTGTACGAGGGCCACCGGGTCAGTCCGTACTGCGCTCGCTGCGGCACGGCCTTGTCCTCCCACGAGGTGGCCCAGGGCTATCAGGACGTTGTCGATCCCTCGGTGTACGTGCGGTTCCCCATCACCACCGGCCCGGTGGAGGGTGCTGATCTCCTCGTGTGGACCACCACACCGTGGACCCTCGTCTCCAACGTCGCCGCCGCGGTGGGCCCTGCGTTGCGCTATGTCCGCATCGCCGATCCCGCCGGCGGACGCGACTTGCTGCTGGGGGCCGCCGCCGCCGGGCGCCGCTATCCCGATGCCCCCTTGCTCGGGTCGTGGACCGGCACCGAATTGGTGGGCGGGCGCTACGACCGGCCCTTTTCCTATCTGGAGGCAACCGATGGCCAGCCGTGGCGCATCGTGGCCGCCGACTATGTGTCCGACGCCGACGGCTCGGGCATCGTCCACCTCGCCCCCGCCTTCGGCGAGGACGACGCGGCTGTGGGCCGGGCCGAGGGTCTTCCCACGCTGAACCCTGTCGATGAAACCGGCACATTCGACGACCGCATCGGCCCCTGGGCCGGTCGATTCGTGAAGGACAGCGACCGAGACATCATCACCGACCTCACCACCCGCGGCCTGCTCGTGGCGGAGGAGGCCTACGAACACTCCTACCCGCACTGCTGGCGTTGCCATACCCCCTTGATCTACTGGGCCAAGACTTCGTGGTTCGCCCGCACCTCCGACCGCCGCGCCGAGATGATCGAACAGAACGAGACGATCGGATGGCATCCCGAACACATCAAGCACGGGCGCTTCGGAAAGTGGCTCGAAGGAAACATCGACTGGGCCCTCTCGCGCGACCGCTACTGGGGAACCCCCCTCCCCATTTGGCGCTGCGACGACTGCCACCACGACACCTGTATTGGTTCGGTGGCGGAACTGTCGGACCGATCGGGACGGGACCTCACCGAAGTCGACCTGCACCGGCCGTTCGTGGATGCCATCACCTTGCCCTGCACCGAACCGGGCTGCTCGGGTTCGGCCCGTCGCCTCCAGCCGGTGCTCGATGCCTGGTTCGACTCCGGTTCGATGCCCTCGGCCCAACACCATCATCCCTTTGCCAGCGATGGCTCCCTACCGGCCTACCCGGCCGACTTCATCTGTGAGGCCATCGACCAAACGCGCGGCTGGTTCTACTCACTGCTCGCCGTCAACACGCTGGTGTTCGGTGAGACGCCCTACCGAAACGTCGTGTGTCTTGGCCACATCGTGGATGAGCACGGCGCCAAAATGTCTAAAACCAAGGGCAACGTCATCGACCCCTGGCACATCTTCTCCACCTACGGTGCCGACGCGCTGCGCTGGTACTTCTTCTCCGCCGGCCAGCCCTGGTCGCCCCGTCGGGTGTCCGAGGACGGCATCCGCGAGGCCACCCGGCAGACCCTCGTGACCCTGTGGAATGTCTTCTCCTTCCATGCCACCTACGCCGATCTCGATGGGTGGGTACCCGGGCCTGATGCCCCTGCGCCGGCCCACGTGCTCGACCGCTGGGTGCTCTCCGAACTCGACGACACCGTCTCGGCCATGACCACTGCTCTCGACGACTTCGATGCCCTCAGTAGTTCCGCCCGCCTCGCCACCTTCATCGACGATCTCTCCAACTGGTATGTGCGACGCAGTCGTCCCCGCTTCTGGAAGGCCCCCGATCCGGTGGCCCACGCCACCTTGCACCATTGTCTCGTCACGGTGGCCGAACTGCTGGCCCCCTTCTGCCCGTTCCTCGCCGACCAACTCCACACCACCCTCACCGGTAGCCCCTCGGTCCACCTCGCCGATTGGCCCAGCCCCGGCGGGTGGCGCGACGAGACTCTGGCCCGTTCGATGGCGGCGGCTCGCCGGTTGGTCGCTCTCGGGCGAGCCGCTCGTACCGACGCCAAGGTGAAAACCCGCCAACCGCTGTCGCGTGCCCTCCTTCTGCACCCCGGCGCCACCCTCACCCCCGACGTGCTCGAGGAGATCGCCGTGGAACTGAACGTCAAGACCCTCGAAGACGTGGACACCCTCTCGGGCCTACTGACCTGGACCGTCGTACCGAACTTCCGGGTGCTGGGACCGCGCTTGGGCCCCCGGGTGAACGAAGTCAAAGCCGCCCTCGCCACGGCCGACGGCTCGGCCCTGCAGCGTCACCTCGAGGCCGAAGGCTGGATCGAGGTGGGGGGCATTCGCCTCGAGGCCGCCGAGGTAGAACTACGCGCCACGCGGCACGACGACTTCGCCCTCGCGGAAGACAGTGGCTGGGCGGTGGCGTTGGACCTCGAGCTCAATGACTCACTCCGCCAGGAAGGCACCGCCCGGGAACTGGTACGAGCCCTGAACGATCTTCGCAAAGACCTCGGTCTGGAAATCGCCGACCGAGTGCGCATCACCCTGGCGGGCCCTCCCATCGTAATGAGCGCCCTACAGACCCACGGCGCGTGGATCGCCGGGGAGGTACTGGCCACCTCCCTGGATGCCGGAGAGCCTGGACCGGGGGCATCAGAGATCACCATCGACGATCAGGCGGTAATAGTCGCCCTCCGCCGCGACGACAGCTATTAG